One Nicotiana sylvestris chromosome 12, ASM39365v2, whole genome shotgun sequence genomic window carries:
- the LOC104217946 gene encoding uncharacterized protein isoform X2 has translation MYREGPEGTPYHTLLAEGYVDGPLDVCLCISWETELYKKWWPQTTIPTFKVAVSECLQKVRDGEQICLVRMKLSRPLSAREAVVHLFAFEYLQDGLVVVVANSISNLDSVDTSTHGYSKDGIPHAQDVVRVDLVGGFALQKVTNNRSYFRTIGNLDIKLDFIPPVLINFVSRQLIGGGFKLYKKEVASVAKGDKDFSKTLTDPMYARIREAIYSDNLPNSDDASEPLDLKKDAVPLDENRPEAKVHRDNCILKARDKHIHGEIEEIEDETCGKIEHQNEDERKVHDFPVNQLVQKATKNKNVGISAKVKQALGTLEEAISVIREYRHNLDIMTVLNANVKSVEAEAESLKDSKSSDSDNDCRNIRECGEVTKQEFREETSYEHRNSSCSRRTSSSLCTRDAHHNKIAPESSDIYAAIPDEPQHIALRSSDQWTAGKIMDRISKDDNTMVSHATGIPEKEISGRKRKLPRYCCLYFLFWAGCGLKASSFV, from the exons ATGTATCGAGAGGGACCAGAAGGCACTCCCTATCACACCCTCCTAGCTGAAGGCTATGTGGATGGTCCACTAGATGTTT GTTTATGCATATCATGGGAGACAGAACTCTATAAGAAGTG GTGGCCACAAACTACAATTCCAACTTTTAAGGTAGCAGTTTCCGAGTGCTTGCAGAAGGTCAGAGATggtgaacaaatatgtttagtaAG GATGAAGCTTTCAAGGCCATTGTCAGCAAGGGAGGCTGTGGTACATCTCTTTGCATTTGAATACTTGCAAGATGGTCTGGTAGTAGTCGTTGCCAATTCG ATCTCTAACTTAGATAGTGTTGATACAAGTACTCATGGTTATTCCAAAGATGGGATACCCCATGCGCAAGATGTAGTACGAGTTGATCTGGTGGGAGGTTTTGCTCTACAGAAAGTTACTAATAATCGGAGCTACTTCAG GACAATAGGAAACTTGGATATTAAACTGGACTTTATTCCTCCAGTGTTAATCAATTTCGTCTCAAGGCAGCTCATAGGCGGCGGTTTCAAGCTTTATAAAAAG GAAGTAGCTTCAGTTGCTAAAGGTGATAAAGACTTCAGCAAGACACTGACGGATCCAATGTATGCTCGAATACGTGAAGCTATTTACTCAGATAACCTACCTAATAGTGATGACGCTTCAGAACCGCTAGACCTGAAGAAAGATGCAGTTCCTCTTGATGAAAATCGCCCCGAGGCAAAGGTTCATAGAGACAATTGTATCTTGAAGGCTAGAGATAAACATATTCATGGTGAAATCGAGGAGATTGAAGATGAAACGTGTGGAAAGATCGAACATCAAAATGAGGATGAAAGGAAAGTACATGATTTTCCAGTCAATCAACTTGTACAGAAGGCAACCAAGAACAAGAATGTTGGTATTAGCGCTAAGGTCAAACAGGCTCTAGGAACTTTGGAGGAGGCTATTTCTGTCATAAGGGAATATAGGCATAACCTTGACATTATGACTGTTCTCAATGCTAATGTGAAGTCAGTAGAAGCTGAGGCAGAAAGTCTAAAAGATTCAAAATCATCTGATTCCGATAATGATTGTAGAAACATTCGAGAGTGTGGTGAAGTAACAAAACAGGAATTTAGAGAAGAAACCTCTTATGAACACAGAAATAGCTCTTGTTCCAG GCGCACGAGTTCTAGTTTGTGCACCAGGGATGCACACCATAACAAGATTGCTCCAGAATCATCCGATATTTATGCTGCAATTCCTGATGAGCCACAACACATTGCTTTACGCTCGTCAGATCAATGGACAGCAGGGAAAATAATGGATAGGATATCAAAGGATGACAATACGATGGTTTCCCATGCAACTGGCATTCCTGAGAAGGAGATCagtggaagaaaaagaaaactaccgagatattgctgcttgtattttcttttctgggCAGGTTGTGGCTTAAAAGCGAGCAGCTTTGTTTAA
- the LOC104217946 gene encoding uncharacterized protein isoform X1 yields the protein MRDTGNISQYRCRLDQTLSSQALVNNDMLKTLVKNQILRSSECDAQECSENLVDRRTKEVANFLSMLRSASVTDGEKSESSEASNGGWKIKQDTEEIRVMYREGPEGTPYHTLLAEGYVDGPLDVCLCISWETELYKKWWPQTTIPTFKVAVSECLQKVRDGEQICLVRMKLSRPLSAREAVVHLFAFEYLQDGLVVVVANSISNLDSVDTSTHGYSKDGIPHAQDVVRVDLVGGFALQKVTNNRSYFRTIGNLDIKLDFIPPVLINFVSRQLIGGGFKLYKKEVASVAKGDKDFSKTLTDPMYARIREAIYSDNLPNSDDASEPLDLKKDAVPLDENRPEAKVHRDNCILKARDKHIHGEIEEIEDETCGKIEHQNEDERKVHDFPVNQLVQKATKNKNVGISAKVKQALGTLEEAISVIREYRHNLDIMTVLNANVKSVEAEAESLKDSKSSDSDNDCRNIRECGEVTKQEFREETSYEHRNSSCSRRTSSSLCTRDAHHNKIAPESSDIYAAIPDEPQHIALRSSDQWTAGKIMDRISKDDNTMVSHATGIPEKEISGRKRKLPRYCCLYFLFWAGCGLKASSFV from the exons ATGAGGGACACCGGTAACATCTCTCAGTACCGATGTAGATTGGACCAGACACTATCGTCTCAGGCTCTTGTCAATAATGATATGCTTAAGACCCTTGTCAAGAATCAAATTCTACGCTCATCAGAGTGTGATGCTCAAG AATGTAGTGAAAATCTAGTGGACAGAAGAACCAAGGAAGTGGCTAACTTCCTGAGCATGTTAAGGAGTGCATCAGTAACTGACGGTGAGAAGTCCGAATCCTCTGAAGCATCGAATGGTGGTTGGAAA ATAAAACAGGATACTGAGGAGATCCGTGTTATGTATCGAGAGGGACCAGAAGGCACTCCCTATCACACCCTCCTAGCTGAAGGCTATGTGGATGGTCCACTAGATGTTT GTTTATGCATATCATGGGAGACAGAACTCTATAAGAAGTG GTGGCCACAAACTACAATTCCAACTTTTAAGGTAGCAGTTTCCGAGTGCTTGCAGAAGGTCAGAGATggtgaacaaatatgtttagtaAG GATGAAGCTTTCAAGGCCATTGTCAGCAAGGGAGGCTGTGGTACATCTCTTTGCATTTGAATACTTGCAAGATGGTCTGGTAGTAGTCGTTGCCAATTCG ATCTCTAACTTAGATAGTGTTGATACAAGTACTCATGGTTATTCCAAAGATGGGATACCCCATGCGCAAGATGTAGTACGAGTTGATCTGGTGGGAGGTTTTGCTCTACAGAAAGTTACTAATAATCGGAGCTACTTCAG GACAATAGGAAACTTGGATATTAAACTGGACTTTATTCCTCCAGTGTTAATCAATTTCGTCTCAAGGCAGCTCATAGGCGGCGGTTTCAAGCTTTATAAAAAG GAAGTAGCTTCAGTTGCTAAAGGTGATAAAGACTTCAGCAAGACACTGACGGATCCAATGTATGCTCGAATACGTGAAGCTATTTACTCAGATAACCTACCTAATAGTGATGACGCTTCAGAACCGCTAGACCTGAAGAAAGATGCAGTTCCTCTTGATGAAAATCGCCCCGAGGCAAAGGTTCATAGAGACAATTGTATCTTGAAGGCTAGAGATAAACATATTCATGGTGAAATCGAGGAGATTGAAGATGAAACGTGTGGAAAGATCGAACATCAAAATGAGGATGAAAGGAAAGTACATGATTTTCCAGTCAATCAACTTGTACAGAAGGCAACCAAGAACAAGAATGTTGGTATTAGCGCTAAGGTCAAACAGGCTCTAGGAACTTTGGAGGAGGCTATTTCTGTCATAAGGGAATATAGGCATAACCTTGACATTATGACTGTTCTCAATGCTAATGTGAAGTCAGTAGAAGCTGAGGCAGAAAGTCTAAAAGATTCAAAATCATCTGATTCCGATAATGATTGTAGAAACATTCGAGAGTGTGGTGAAGTAACAAAACAGGAATTTAGAGAAGAAACCTCTTATGAACACAGAAATAGCTCTTGTTCCAG GCGCACGAGTTCTAGTTTGTGCACCAGGGATGCACACCATAACAAGATTGCTCCAGAATCATCCGATATTTATGCTGCAATTCCTGATGAGCCACAACACATTGCTTTACGCTCGTCAGATCAATGGACAGCAGGGAAAATAATGGATAGGATATCAAAGGATGACAATACGATGGTTTCCCATGCAACTGGCATTCCTGAGAAGGAGATCagtggaagaaaaagaaaactaccgagatattgctgcttgtattttcttttctgggCAGGTTGTGGCTTAAAAGCGAGCAGCTTTGTTTAA